In Pseudomonas fluorescens, the following are encoded in one genomic region:
- a CDS encoding ATP phosphoribosyltransferase regulatory subunit encodes MATVDRWLLPDGIEEVLPPEAARIEVARRQVLDLFQSWGYEFVVTPHIEYLESLLTGAGQDLDLRTFKVIDPQSGRQMGFRADITPQVARIDAHTLRREGPSRLCYAGSVLHAQPRALSSSRSPIQLGAELYGDGSPSSDVEVISLMLVMLQLADVPDVHMDLGHVGIYRGLARAAGLSGEVEQQLFDALQRKAIDEVITLTEGLPADLSGMLRALVDLCGGREVLAAARERLAKAPAPVLAALDDLLAIAERLSVRFPELPLYFDLGELRGYHYHTGVVFAVFVPGVGQSIAQGGRYDDIGADFGRARPATGFSTDLKTLVTLGRAEIELPSGGIWMPDSTDAALWQQVCQLRSEGQRVVQALPGQPLAAAREADCDRQLIQQNGLWQVSPLAS; translated from the coding sequence ATGGCAACGGTAGACCGCTGGCTTCTGCCAGATGGCATCGAAGAAGTACTGCCACCGGAAGCTGCGCGTATTGAAGTCGCGCGTCGTCAGGTGTTGGATCTGTTCCAGAGCTGGGGTTACGAGTTTGTCGTGACTCCCCATATCGAGTACCTGGAATCCCTGCTGACCGGCGCGGGCCAGGACCTGGATCTGCGCACCTTCAAGGTCATCGACCCGCAATCGGGCCGTCAGATGGGCTTCCGTGCCGACATCACGCCGCAAGTGGCGCGCATCGATGCGCACACTCTGCGTCGTGAAGGCCCAAGCCGCCTGTGTTATGCCGGTAGTGTCCTGCACGCTCAGCCTCGCGCCTTGTCGTCCTCGCGCAGCCCGATTCAACTGGGTGCCGAGTTGTACGGCGACGGCAGTCCGAGCAGCGACGTCGAAGTCATCAGCCTGATGCTGGTCATGCTGCAACTGGCCGATGTGCCGGATGTGCACATGGACCTCGGTCATGTCGGTATCTACCGTGGCCTGGCCCGCGCCGCCGGTTTGTCCGGTGAAGTCGAGCAGCAGTTGTTCGATGCCTTGCAACGTAAGGCCATCGACGAGGTCATTACCTTGACCGAAGGCTTGCCTGCCGATCTGTCGGGCATGCTGCGTGCGTTGGTCGACCTGTGTGGCGGTCGAGAAGTGCTGGCCGCGGCCCGCGAGCGTCTGGCCAAGGCGCCGGCCCCTGTTCTGGCAGCGCTGGACGACTTGCTGGCGATTGCCGAGCGGCTGTCCGTGCGTTTCCCTGAGCTGCCGCTGTATTTCGACCTGGGCGAGTTGCGCGGTTACCACTACCACACCGGTGTGGTGTTCGCCGTGTTCGTACCGGGTGTTGGCCAGTCCATTGCCCAGGGCGGTCGTTACGACGACATCGGCGCCGACTTCGGTCGCGCCCGTCCGGCGACCGGCTTTTCCACCGATTTGAAAACCCTGGTGACCCTGGGGCGTGCTGAGATCGAGCTACCGTCTGGCGGTATCTGGATGCCTGACAGTACGGATGCGGCACTCTGGCAGCAGGTTTGCCAGTTGCGCAGTGAGGGTCAGCGTGTCGTTCAGGCCTTGCCTGGACAGCCTTTGGCCGCCGCCCGTGAAGCGGACTGCGACCGGCAATTGATTCAGCAGAACGGGCTTTGGCAAGTATCGCCACTGGCTTCTTGA
- a CDS encoding adenylosuccinate synthase — MGKNVVVLGTQWGDEGKGKIVDLLTEHAAAVVRYQGGHNAGHTLVIDGEKTVLHLIPSGVLREGVQCLIGNGVVVAPDALLREITKLEEKGVPVRERLRISPSCPLILSFHVALDQAREKARGELKIGTTGRGIGPAYEDKVARRGLRVGDLLNMPRFEDKLRELVDYHNFMLVGYYKEPAIEFDKTLAECKEYAELLKPLMLDVTAELHDLRRAGKDIMFEGAQGSLLDIDHGTYPYVTSSNTTAGGVATGSGVGPMFLDYILGITKAYTTRVGSGPFPTELFDEVGAHLAKQGHEFGATTGRARRCGWFDAVILRRAIDVNSISGICLTKLDVLDGLETINICVGYKDAEGKAVAPTDADSYVGLQPVYEEVPGWTESTVGAKTLEELPANARAYIKRVEELIGAPIDIISTGPDRNETIVLRHPFA; from the coding sequence ATGGGTAAGAATGTCGTAGTCCTGGGCACCCAATGGGGTGATGAGGGCAAAGGCAAGATCGTTGATCTGCTGACCGAACATGCTGCCGCCGTAGTGCGTTACCAAGGTGGCCACAACGCTGGCCACACCCTGGTGATCGACGGTGAGAAGACTGTCTTGCACCTGATCCCGTCGGGCGTGCTGCGCGAAGGCGTGCAGTGCCTGATCGGCAACGGCGTGGTGGTTGCACCTGACGCCCTGCTGCGCGAGATCACCAAGCTGGAAGAAAAAGGCGTACCGGTGCGCGAGCGCCTGCGTATCAGCCCGTCCTGCCCGCTGATCCTGTCCTTCCACGTTGCGCTGGACCAGGCCCGTGAAAAGGCCCGTGGCGAGCTGAAGATCGGCACCACCGGTCGCGGCATCGGCCCGGCCTACGAAGACAAGGTTGCACGTCGTGGCCTGCGTGTGGGCGACCTGCTCAACATGCCGCGCTTTGAAGACAAGCTGCGTGAACTGGTGGATTACCACAACTTCATGTTGGTGGGTTACTACAAAGAGCCAGCCATCGAATTCGACAAGACCCTGGCCGAATGCAAAGAATACGCTGAGCTGCTCAAGCCGCTGATGCTGGACGTGACTGCCGAGCTGCACGACCTGCGTCGCGCTGGCAAAGACATCATGTTCGAAGGTGCCCAAGGCTCCCTGCTGGACATCGACCACGGTACCTACCCGTACGTGACCAGCTCCAACACCACCGCTGGTGGCGTTGCTACCGGTTCGGGTGTTGGTCCTATGTTCCTGGACTACATCCTGGGCATCACCAAGGCTTACACCACGCGTGTGGGTTCGGGTCCATTCCCGACTGAGCTGTTCGACGAAGTCGGTGCGCACCTGGCTAAACAAGGTCACGAGTTCGGCGCGACGACCGGCCGTGCTCGTCGTTGTGGCTGGTTCGACGCTGTTATCCTGCGTCGCGCTATCGATGTGAACAGCATCTCGGGCATCTGCCTGACCAAGCTGGACGTGCTCGACGGTCTGGAAACCATCAACATCTGCGTCGGCTACAAAGATGCAGAAGGCAAGGCCGTTGCCCCGACTGATGCTGACAGCTATGTGGGCCTGCAGCCGGTGTACGAAGAAGTGCCGGGCTGGACCGAGTCGACCGTGGGTGCCAAAACCCTGGAAGAGCTGCCAGCTAACGCCCGTGCTTACATCAAACGCGTCGAAGAGCTGATCGGCGCGCCGATCGACATTATTTCGACGGGTCCGGACCGCAACGAAACCATCGTTCTGCGCCATCCGTTTGCTTGA
- a CDS encoding methyl-accepting chemotaxis protein produces MSAVLSLLQSRLLRPVFVTLGIALLVQVLVAVALTRSTVTALEADLGQRLGADSQKLSAELEQAGREVTSSLDSLSTSTRQRLTAGLSSRLEQEQAQLRSTLEKDLKDSASDMAQLLASVAPRAMWDNDVPTLSEFARRAQRNPNVLFVVYDDATGQHLTRYLNRENPINKALLEKGQGERALDKVLDAAKNDPSVFYIEAPINPNGVEIGRVLMGVSTASVETDLAALDKRFSALIASSDQLVGDSLKGAAADSATAMRSRLQSAQSTAAEMKANTTSTVQEAAATLRWRIGVCLAVVGFGVLLLLAVVLGRRVVNRLKMLIVAMDDLAAGEGDLTKRVQINSKDEIGDMASAVNRFVDKLQPIVREAGDVAQRTGVEIGAMTLRNAGADAAAGMQRDEVAESLRALSQMADEAQSESHAMQAALKQVVDIRQATDENTRTSAKVGSLIEELAGQVNTGAQVIERLAQQSEQIEVVLTVIHGIAEQTNLLALNAAIEAARAGETGRGFAVVADEVRALASKTQSSTGDIQAHIVALQQGAREAVAAIGQAGRQASEGLLVLRDSARLQQSVQASVEQVHAAIGLATQAAAHQAQGAQAVRGRVQTIHAQAEKAAQAVVETTASGKVLDGLAAQLKASLGQFRA; encoded by the coding sequence GTGTCGGCCGTTCTCTCATTGTTACAGAGCCGTTTGTTGCGGCCCGTGTTCGTTACCCTTGGTATCGCCCTTTTGGTGCAGGTGCTGGTAGCTGTCGCTCTGACCCGGAGCACGGTGACCGCACTGGAAGCCGACTTGGGCCAGCGCCTGGGTGCTGACAGTCAAAAGCTATCCGCTGAGCTTGAACAGGCTGGGCGCGAAGTCACGTCGAGCCTCGACAGCCTCTCCACCAGTACGCGTCAGCGCCTCACGGCCGGTTTGTCCTCGCGTCTTGAGCAGGAGCAGGCGCAATTGCGTTCGACCCTGGAGAAGGACCTGAAGGACTCCGCCAGCGACATGGCGCAGCTTCTGGCTTCCGTCGCGCCCCGCGCCATGTGGGACAACGACGTTCCGACACTTTCCGAGTTCGCCCGCCGGGCCCAGCGCAATCCCAACGTGCTGTTCGTGGTCTATGACGACGCCACCGGCCAGCACCTGACGCGCTACCTCAACCGGGAAAACCCGATCAACAAGGCGCTGCTGGAAAAGGGCCAGGGCGAGCGTGCGCTGGACAAGGTGCTGGATGCGGCGAAAAACGATCCTTCGGTGTTCTACATCGAGGCCCCGATCAATCCTAACGGCGTAGAAATCGGCAGGGTCCTGATGGGGGTCTCGACGGCTTCGGTGGAGACTGATCTGGCGGCCCTCGACAAGCGTTTCTCGGCGTTGATCGCCAGCAGCGATCAACTGGTGGGCGACAGCCTCAAGGGCGCGGCCGCCGACAGCGCCACGGCCATGCGCTCGCGCCTGCAGTCGGCGCAGTCCACCGCGGCTGAAATGAAGGCCAATACCACCAGCACCGTGCAGGAAGCTGCTGCGACATTGCGCTGGCGCATTGGCGTGTGTCTGGCGGTGGTGGGTTTCGGTGTCCTGCTGTTGTTGGCGGTGGTGCTCGGTCGCCGGGTGGTCAATCGCCTGAAAATGCTGATCGTTGCCATGGATGACCTGGCGGCGGGCGAGGGCGATCTGACCAAGCGTGTGCAGATCAATAGTAAAGATGAAATCGGCGACATGGCCTCGGCGGTCAATCGTTTTGTGGATAAGTTGCAGCCGATCGTGCGCGAGGCGGGCGATGTGGCCCAGCGTACCGGAGTGGAGATCGGCGCCATGACCTTACGCAACGCCGGTGCGGATGCCGCGGCTGGCATGCAGCGCGACGAGGTGGCGGAGAGTTTGCGTGCGCTGTCGCAAATGGCTGATGAGGCGCAGTCGGAAAGCCACGCCATGCAGGCGGCGCTGAAGCAGGTGGTGGACATTCGTCAGGCTACTGACGAAAACACCCGGACCTCGGCGAAAGTCGGCAGCCTGATCGAGGAGCTGGCGGGTCAGGTCAACACCGGGGCGCAAGTCATCGAGCGTCTGGCGCAGCAAAGTGAGCAGATCGAGGTGGTACTGACGGTGATTCACGGCATCGCCGAGCAGACCAACCTGCTGGCGTTGAACGCGGCGATTGAAGCGGCGCGTGCCGGCGAGACCGGGCGCGGGTTTGCGGTGGTTGCCGATGAGGTGCGGGCGCTGGCGAGCAAGACGCAGAGCTCCACCGGCGATATTCAGGCGCACATCGTGGCGTTGCAGCAAGGCGCGCGTGAAGCGGTGGCGGCGATTGGTCAGGCCGGGCGTCAGGCCAGTGAGGGTTTGCTGGTGCTGCGCGACAGTGCGCGGTTGCAGCAGTCGGTGCAGGCGTCCGTCGAGCAAGTGCATGCGGCGATCGGTCTGGCAACCCAGGCGGCGGCGCATCAGGCGCAGGGCGCGCAGGCAGTGCGAGGGCGGGTCCAGACCATTCACGCCCAGGCCGAGAAAGCGGCGCAAGCTGTCGTGGAGACCACGGCGAGCGGCAAGGTGCTCGATGGTCTGGCGGCGCAGCTGAAGGCGAGCCTGGGGCAGTTCAGGGCTTAG
- a CDS encoding iron ABC transporter permease, which produces MGASLSAHHAYAPRRKRPSIWLVLPVLLLVALSLLPLLYVGLKAWQAGWAEALHLLWRPYVFGLLRNTLALMIGVTVVCGVIGLSLAWLLERSNLPGRRLWGVILCLPFAVPAFVSSFTWVSLSAHFEGLGGAILVMSLSKYPLIFLPVAATLRNLDPSLEESARTLGQNRWGVFFKVTLPLLWPSLLAGSLLIALHMLVEFGALSIIGLQTFTTAIYQQFELEFSNANAAMLSAVLLMLCLALLWLELRVRGKGRHVRTGQGAARRAEQVQLGHWAVAGQLYCLLLAIIGSGIPLGMLAYWLAVGSSAAFPVAAIGEALMSSLALSLGGAALCLVLAVPVGLLVVRYKGQLAIWAERLPYLLHALPGLVIALTLVYFALHYVPMLYQTSALLLIAYALLFLPLAQAPIRTALNKAAPQLEEAARTLGASSFSAFCRVTLPIIFPALGAAFALVFLDAMKELTATLLLSPTGLNTLATEVWAHTANVEFAAAAPYAALLILVSGLPVYLLTTRMYLSR; this is translated from the coding sequence ATGGGCGCCTCACTGTCCGCACATCACGCGTACGCACCACGGCGCAAGCGGCCGTCTATCTGGCTGGTACTACCCGTGTTGCTGCTGGTGGCGCTCAGCCTCCTGCCGCTGCTGTATGTCGGCCTGAAAGCCTGGCAGGCGGGCTGGGCAGAAGCACTGCATTTGCTATGGCGACCTTATGTGTTCGGCTTGCTACGCAACACACTCGCATTGATGATTGGCGTCACCGTGGTTTGCGGGGTAATCGGATTGTCGCTCGCCTGGTTGCTGGAGCGCAGCAATCTGCCGGGCCGTCGATTGTGGGGCGTAATCCTCTGCTTGCCGTTCGCCGTTCCGGCATTTGTCAGCAGCTTCACCTGGGTTTCCCTCAGCGCTCATTTCGAGGGACTTGGCGGGGCTATCCTGGTGATGAGCCTGTCCAAATACCCGCTGATTTTCCTACCCGTAGCGGCAACGCTGCGCAACCTTGACCCATCCCTCGAAGAGTCCGCGCGCACGCTGGGGCAGAATCGTTGGGGCGTATTTTTCAAGGTCACCCTGCCCCTGCTCTGGCCTTCGCTGCTGGCAGGTTCGCTGCTGATTGCGCTTCATATGCTGGTGGAGTTCGGCGCCTTGTCGATCATCGGCCTGCAAACCTTCACCACGGCGATCTATCAACAGTTCGAACTGGAGTTCAGCAATGCCAACGCGGCGATGCTCTCCGCCGTACTGCTGATGTTGTGCCTGGCGCTGCTGTGGCTGGAGCTGCGCGTGCGCGGCAAGGGTCGACACGTGCGCACCGGCCAGGGTGCGGCGCGACGCGCGGAACAGGTTCAACTGGGACATTGGGCTGTGGCAGGACAACTTTATTGCCTGCTGCTGGCAATCATTGGCAGCGGGATTCCGCTCGGCATGCTGGCCTACTGGCTGGCGGTGGGATCATCGGCAGCCTTTCCCGTGGCGGCAATCGGCGAAGCATTGATGTCATCCCTCGCACTGTCGCTGGGTGGCGCTGCACTGTGCCTGGTGCTGGCAGTGCCGGTCGGTCTGCTGGTCGTGCGCTACAAAGGCCAACTGGCGATCTGGGCCGAGCGCCTGCCGTATCTGCTGCATGCGCTGCCGGGGCTGGTCATTGCCCTGACCCTGGTGTATTTCGCCCTGCACTACGTGCCAATGCTTTACCAGACTTCGGCATTGCTGCTGATCGCCTACGCCCTGCTGTTTCTGCCGCTGGCCCAGGCGCCGATCCGCACCGCCTTGAACAAGGCGGCGCCGCAACTTGAGGAGGCAGCTCGCACGCTGGGAGCCTCGTCATTCAGTGCTTTCTGCCGAGTGACACTGCCGATTATTTTCCCGGCGCTGGGCGCAGCTTTTGCCCTGGTGTTCCTGGATGCGATGAAGGAACTGACGGCGACCTTGCTGCTGAGCCCTACCGGGCTGAACACCCTGGCGACGGAAGTCTGGGCGCATACGGCGAATGTGGAATTTGCGGCAGCGGCGCCTTATGCGGCGTTGTTGATACTGGTATCGGGGTTGCCGGTCTATTTGCTGACGACCCGGATGTATCTGAGTCGTTAA
- a CDS encoding extracellular solute-binding protein: MMFRNTLRRGLITTLLGLALATPLTQAADPVALTLYNGQHKEVGDAVAKAFEAKTGIHVNVRKGSSNQLASQIVEEGDRSPADVIYTEESPPLNKLGEQGLLAKTDDATLAVLPKEYVAGNGTWIGVTARVRVVAFNPKLIDEKDLPTSVMEFSDPKWQGKVGFVPTSGAFQEQAVAIIKIHGMDAAEEWLTGLRAFGKIYSNNMVALKAVENGEVATVLVNNYYWFALQREKGQLDSKLHYFTGGDVGGLITVSSAAVLKSSKHPKEAQQLLAYMASEEGQRVITQTTAEYPLHKGMESDRGLKPFSELEAPKVTPADLGNAEEALDLERDVGLN, translated from the coding sequence ATGATGTTTCGAAATACCCTGCGCCGCGGCCTGATCACCACCCTCCTCGGCCTGGCACTCGCCACTCCCCTCACCCAAGCCGCCGACCCGGTTGCCCTGACCCTCTACAACGGCCAACACAAAGAAGTCGGCGACGCGGTCGCCAAAGCCTTCGAAGCCAAGACCGGCATCCACGTCAATGTGCGTAAAGGCAGCAGCAACCAGCTCGCCAGCCAGATCGTCGAAGAAGGCGATCGCTCTCCCGCCGACGTGATCTACACCGAAGAATCACCACCCCTGAACAAACTCGGCGAGCAAGGCCTGCTGGCCAAGACGGATGACGCCACGCTGGCCGTTCTGCCCAAGGAATACGTCGCCGGCAACGGCACCTGGATTGGCGTGACCGCCCGGGTGCGCGTCGTTGCGTTCAACCCCAAGCTGATCGATGAAAAAGACCTGCCGACCTCGGTGATGGAATTCTCCGATCCGAAATGGCAAGGCAAGGTCGGTTTCGTTCCTACCAGCGGCGCTTTCCAGGAACAAGCGGTGGCGATCATCAAGATCCACGGCATGGATGCAGCCGAAGAATGGCTGACCGGTCTGCGCGCATTCGGCAAGATCTACAGCAACAACATGGTTGCATTGAAAGCGGTGGAAAATGGCGAAGTCGCCACCGTACTGGTCAACAACTACTACTGGTTCGCCTTGCAACGGGAAAAGGGTCAGCTCGATTCCAAGCTGCATTACTTTACTGGCGGCGACGTCGGCGGACTCATCACGGTTTCCAGTGCTGCGGTGCTCAAATCCAGCAAACACCCCAAGGAAGCCCAGCAATTGCTCGCCTACATGGCCAGCGAGGAAGGCCAGCGAGTGATCACCCAGACCACCGCCGAATACCCGCTGCACAAAGGCATGGAATCTGATCGCGGGCTCAAGCCGTTCAGCGAACTGGAAGCACCAAAAGTCACGCCTGCCGACCTCGGCAACGCCGAAGAAGCGCTGGACCTGGAACGTGACGTTGGCCTGAATTGA
- the rnr gene encoding ribonuclease R encodes MADWQSLDPEAAREAEKYENPIPSRELILQHLADRGSPANREQLVEEFGLTTEDQIEALRRRLRAMERDAQLIYTRRGTYAPVDKLDLILGRISGHRDGFGFLVPDDGSDDLFMSPAQMRLVFDGDRALARVSGLDRRGRREGMIVEVVSRAHETIVGRYFEEGGIGFVVADNPKIQQEVLVTPGRNANAQIGQFVEVKITHWPTPRFQPQGDVVEVVGNYMAPGMEIDVALRTYDIPHVWPDAVLKEAGKLKPEVEEKDKEKRIDLRHLPFVTIDGEDARDFDDAVFCEARPGKLRLFSGGWKLYVAIADVSSYVKLGSALDAEAQVRGNSVYFPERVIPMLPEQLSNGLCSLNPQVDRLAMVCEMTISKSGEMTDYCFYEAVIHSHARLTYNKVSAMLETPKATEARKLRGEYTDVVPHLKQLYSLYKVLLAARHVRGAIDFETQETRIIFGTERKIAEIRPTVRNDAHKLIEECMLAANVATAEFLKKHEIPALYRVHDGPPPERLEKLRAFLGELGLSLHKGKDGPSPKDYQALLAGIKDRPDFHLIQTVMLRSLSQAVYSADNQGHFGLNYEAYTHFTSPIRRYPDLLTHRAIRSVIHSKQNTPHVRRAGAMTIPKARIYPYDEAALEQLGEQCSMSERRADEATRDVVNWLKCEFMKDRVGESFPGVITAVTGFGLFVELTDIYVEGLVHVTALPGDYYHFDPVHHRLAGERTGRSFRLGDTVDVRVMRVDLDERKIDFEMAEKTISAPIGRKKRGTESAAPAAKVEAEPAPAKTGRRPAKEKAVEAYRPSDAAAKNAEVRKSREMKQALLAGAKSGGKAASGGKTSRSTPDKAVGGKPAKPSKHRKGPPKAGSAPAKSGGARKPKAKP; translated from the coding sequence ATGGCCGATTGGCAGTCCCTCGATCCCGAGGCCGCTCGTGAAGCGGAAAAATATGAAAACCCTATTCCTAGCCGCGAATTGATCCTTCAGCATCTTGCTGATCGAGGTTCGCCTGCTAACCGCGAGCAACTGGTCGAAGAGTTTGGTCTGACCACAGAAGACCAGATCGAAGCCCTGCGCCGCCGCCTGCGCGCCATGGAGCGCGATGCTCAACTCATCTATACCCGTCGCGGCACTTATGCGCCGGTGGACAAGCTTGATCTGATCCTGGGTCGCATCAGCGGTCACCGCGACGGCTTCGGCTTCCTGGTGCCGGACGACGGCAGTGACGACCTGTTCATGAGCCCGGCGCAGATGCGCCTGGTGTTCGATGGTGACCGTGCCCTGGCCCGGGTATCCGGCCTGGACCGTCGTGGTCGTCGCGAAGGCATGATCGTCGAAGTGGTTTCCCGCGCTCACGAAACCATCGTCGGCCGCTACTTCGAAGAGGGCGGCATCGGTTTCGTGGTTGCCGACAATCCGAAGATCCAGCAGGAAGTGCTGGTGACCCCGGGTCGTAACGCCAACGCGCAGATCGGTCAGTTCGTCGAAGTGAAGATCACTCACTGGCCGACGCCACGCTTCCAGCCGCAAGGGGACGTGGTTGAAGTCGTGGGCAACTACATGGCGCCGGGCATGGAAATCGATGTCGCCCTGCGCACCTACGACATTCCTCACGTCTGGCCTGACGCCGTGCTCAAGGAAGCCGGCAAGCTCAAGCCGGAAGTCGAAGAGAAAGACAAAGAGAAGCGCATCGACTTGCGCCATTTGCCGTTCGTCACCATCGACGGCGAAGATGCCCGCGACTTCGACGATGCGGTCTTCTGCGAAGCCCGTCCGGGCAAGCTGCGCCTGTTCTCGGGCGGCTGGAAGCTGTACGTGGCGATCGCCGACGTATCCAGCTACGTGAAGCTCGGTTCGGCGCTGGATGCCGAAGCGCAGGTTCGCGGCAACTCGGTGTACTTCCCCGAGCGCGTGATTCCGATGCTGCCTGAGCAGCTGTCCAACGGTTTGTGCTCGCTTAACCCGCAAGTCGATCGCCTGGCCATGGTTTGCGAGATGACCATCTCCAAATCCGGCGAAATGACCGACTACTGCTTCTACGAAGCGGTCATCCACTCCCATGCGCGTCTGACCTATAACAAGGTCAGTGCCATGCTGGAAACGCCGAAAGCCACCGAAGCTCGCAAGTTGCGTGGCGAGTACACCGATGTGGTGCCGCACCTCAAGCAGCTGTACTCGCTGTACAAGGTGTTGCTGGCGGCCCGTCACGTACGTGGCGCGATCGATTTCGAAACTCAGGAAACCCGGATCATTTTCGGTACCGAGCGCAAGATCGCCGAAATTCGTCCGACCGTGCGCAACGATGCGCACAAGCTGATCGAGGAATGCATGCTGGCGGCCAACGTGGCCACCGCCGAATTCCTGAAAAAGCACGAAATCCCTGCGCTGTACCGCGTTCACGATGGCCCGCCACCGGAGCGTCTGGAAAAGCTGCGCGCGTTCCTCGGCGAGCTCGGCCTGTCCCTGCACAAAGGCAAGGACGGTCCGTCGCCGAAGGATTACCAGGCACTGCTGGCCGGTATCAAGGATCGTCCGGATTTCCACCTGATCCAGACCGTCATGCTGCGTTCGTTGAGCCAGGCGGTGTACAGCGCCGACAACCAGGGCCACTTCGGCCTGAATTACGAGGCGTACACCCACTTCACTTCGCCGATCCGCCGCTACCCGGACTTGCTCACGCACCGGGCGATTCGCAGTGTGATCCATTCGAAGCAGAACACCCCGCACGTTCGCCGCGCAGGTGCGATGACCATTCCGAAAGCACGCATCTATCCGTACGACGAAGCGGCCCTGGAGCAACTCGGCGAGCAGTGCTCGATGAGCGAGCGCCGTGCCGACGAAGCGACCCGCGACGTGGTGAACTGGCTCAAGTGCGAGTTCATGAAAGATCGCGTGGGCGAATCGTTCCCGGGTGTGATCACTGCCGTGACCGGTTTTGGTCTGTTCGTCGAGCTGACCGATATCTACGTCGAAGGCCTGGTGCACGTCACCGCGCTGCCGGGCGATTACTACCACTTCGATCCTGTGCACCACCGCCTGGCCGGTGAGCGTACCGGTCGTAGCTTCCGCTTGGGCGACACCGTGGACGTGCGGGTCATGCGCGTCGACCTCGACGAACGCAAGATCGACTTCGAGATGGCCGAAAAAACCATCAGCGCGCCGATCGGCCGTAAAAAACGCGGCACCGAAAGCGCAGCACCTGCAGCGAAAGTCGAAGCAGAACCGGCCCCGGCGAAAACCGGTCGTCGTCCTGCCAAGGAAAAGGCTGTAGAAGCCTATCGCCCGAGCGATGCAGCGGCGAAGAACGCCGAAGTGCGCAAAAGTCGTGAAATGAAACAGGCGTTGCTCGCCGGTGCGAAAAGCGGCGGTAAAGCGGCGTCTGGGGGAAAGACCAGTCGGTCGACGCCTGACAAGGCCGTCGGCGGCAAGCCAGCCAAACCGAGCAAGCATCGTAAAGGTCCGCCAAAAGCGGGCTCGGCTCCAGCCAAGAGTGGCGGGGCGCGTAAACCTAAGGCCAAGCCATGA